Genomic DNA from Haloplanus sp. HW8-1:
CTCATAAGAGACTTCGGGTGAGTGCGGTCTTCGCCGCACGCCGCACGCCCGTCCCGCGATATTACCTGAAGGAATCAAACTCGATAGCAAATATTATCACCTTGTATTCGGGAATGTGTAGTAAGATGAGTACGACCGAGGCAGTCCCCCATGACGCGGAGTCGGACCGGTGGGCCGACGTACGTGACCTGCCGCCGAGTGCGAAACTCGTCGCGAAGGTGCTCGACTACAACGAGACGCTGAGCCAGAGTCAGTTGGCCGACGAGACG
This window encodes:
- a CDS encoding MarR family transcriptional regulator; amino-acid sequence: MSTTEAVPHDAESDRWADVRDLPPSAKLVAKVLDYNETLSQSQLADETLLPPRTVRYALTRLEDAEVVESRFSFSDARKRLYSLKI